The Burkholderiales bacterium region GCCAGATGACAAAGAGGAGCAGCAACAAGGCGAGCAGCGTCAGAGCAATCGCGGGTATTTTTTTCTTGCGCGATGTGTCGGGAGTCGTCGTCATGTGAGTCGCGCCGGGCTTTCAGTTTTGAAAGAAGATCAGCCATACAGCAAGCGAAAACAGCGCGGTCAATGCCGGATAGGTCAATGCCATTGGCGTCAGCCAAGACCCAAGGTTCGTCTTATTCTGGACTACGTGAACGATCACGGTGAGGCTGACACCGGCGACGATGCAGAACAGCCAGTCCGGAAAGTACGCGCCAAGCACGCTGATGGAGGGCGCAAGCGTACAACCCGTTAGCAGTGAGCTTGCTAAGATTGCCAAGCCGCGCTTTTTCATAGCTTGTTCTCTCAATCAGCTAAGTACGCCGAACGACACACATTTATGCTTCTTGCGACAAACGCGGCGCCCTCTTAATTCTCCAAGAATAATGTGTTCGACTCAACTGTATGCGCGGCGCAGTCGCTCTGGACAATTACGGAAGCGTACATGGGATAATCGCATAAGTACCGATGCCTCTAATGAAAC contains the following coding sequences:
- a CDS encoding YtcA family lipoprotein, which translates into the protein MKKRGLAILASSLLTGCTLAPSISVLGAYFPDWLFCIVAGVSLTVIVHVVQNKTNLGSWLTPMALTYPALTALFSLAVWLIFFQN